Proteins from a single region of Haloterrigena alkaliphila:
- a CDS encoding response regulator transcription factor, translating into MATETPSVLIVEDEPDLANLYAAWLEEPCTVETAYDGQSALDAIDETVDIVLLDRRMPGLSGDTILATIRDRGLDCRVAMVTAVEPDFDIIEMGFDDYLVKPVSKEEIRRIVDQLSLRSSYDAQLQEFFALSSKKALLDAEKTEAERKSSQEYARLQDRLAALRVQVNDTMEELLEQDGYRRLCQDITRDSILQESD; encoded by the coding sequence ATGGCCACTGAGACACCGTCCGTCCTGATCGTCGAAGACGAGCCGGACCTCGCGAACCTGTACGCCGCCTGGCTCGAGGAGCCCTGCACCGTCGAGACGGCCTACGACGGACAGAGCGCGCTCGACGCGATCGACGAAACGGTCGATATCGTCCTGCTGGACCGACGAATGCCGGGGCTGTCGGGCGATACGATCCTCGCGACCATCCGGGACCGGGGGCTCGACTGTCGGGTCGCGATGGTCACCGCCGTCGAACCGGACTTCGACATCATCGAGATGGGGTTCGACGACTACCTCGTCAAACCGGTTTCGAAGGAGGAAATCCGTCGGATCGTCGACCAGCTGTCGCTGCGCTCGAGCTACGACGCTCAGCTCCAGGAGTTCTTCGCCCTCTCCTCGAAGAAGGCGCTGCTGGACGCCGAGAAGACCGAGGCCGAACGCAAGTCGAGTCAGGAGTACGCTCGGCTCCAGGACCGGCTGGCGGCCCTCCGCGTCCAGGTCAACGACACGATGGAGGAGTTGCTCGAGCAGGACGGCTACCGGCGGCTCTGTCAGGACATCACTCGCGATTCGATCCTGCAGGAGTCCGACTGA
- a CDS encoding pirin family protein, with the protein MDSSEAQSTPDGPIAGEAVRHGTGVQSNRAFPTNGYPRNLDPFVLFERFYIDPDEGFPMHPHRGFEIVSYMIDGGMEHEDSLGVTNTAAANDAMRITAGEGIRHSEFPADGRACNGLQLWVNLPRAEKDVEPDYVDATAAELPTEERGGATVTTVVGEGSPIDLRTPMEYLDVSVSDAWTWSIPDGWSGFLYGVAGEGTVDGDAFTEGDVLPVTDARDVALRTDGSLRAVAVSGRPHGEPIRQRGPFVL; encoded by the coding sequence ATGGACTCGAGCGAGGCGCAGTCGACCCCCGACGGCCCGATCGCCGGCGAGGCCGTCCGACACGGAACCGGCGTCCAGTCGAATCGTGCGTTCCCGACGAACGGTTACCCGCGAAATCTGGATCCGTTCGTGCTGTTCGAGCGGTTCTACATCGATCCCGACGAGGGGTTCCCGATGCATCCCCACCGCGGGTTCGAGATCGTCTCCTACATGATCGACGGCGGGATGGAACACGAGGACTCCCTCGGCGTGACGAACACCGCCGCCGCGAACGACGCGATGCGCATCACGGCCGGCGAGGGGATTCGCCACTCCGAGTTCCCCGCGGACGGCCGGGCCTGTAACGGACTGCAGCTCTGGGTGAATCTCCCGCGAGCCGAAAAGGACGTCGAACCGGACTACGTCGACGCGACGGCGGCCGAACTCCCGACCGAAGAGCGAGGCGGCGCGACGGTCACGACGGTCGTCGGCGAGGGATCCCCGATCGATCTCCGCACGCCGATGGAGTATCTGGACGTCTCCGTCTCCGACGCGTGGACGTGGTCGATCCCCGACGGCTGGTCGGGATTCCTCTACGGCGTCGCCGGCGAGGGGACGGTCGACGGAGACGCGTTCACCGAGGGCGACGTGCTCCCGGTCACCGACGCTCGAGACGTCGCCCTCCGGACCGACGGAAGCCTCCGCGCAGTCGCCGTCTCGGGCCGCCCGCACGGCGAGCCGATCCGGCAACGGGGTCCGTTCGTTCTCTGA
- a CDS encoding DUF1097 domain-containing protein — MSRRENSPFGRLIGGWNDTWSLAVVFGLASVPWTYAFVAGLHIPLWPSFIASATYYAAGDGLDGVVRAYASNLAGIVYAAATLAVVDGYLGGGVVALSVVVGVFMFLATLHEFVPLLSFTPGAFFGYATMFSVHAAEATALGVVGLPGETLAAVLSMVIGAGIGLATDEVSSRLGT, encoded by the coding sequence CTCGCCGTTCGGGCGGCTGATCGGGGGCTGGAACGACACGTGGTCGCTCGCGGTCGTGTTCGGGCTCGCCTCCGTCCCCTGGACGTACGCCTTCGTGGCCGGCCTGCACATCCCGCTGTGGCCCTCGTTCATCGCGTCGGCGACGTACTACGCGGCGGGTGACGGACTGGACGGCGTCGTCCGGGCGTACGCGAGCAACCTCGCCGGCATCGTCTACGCCGCCGCGACGCTCGCCGTCGTCGACGGCTATCTCGGCGGCGGGGTCGTCGCACTCAGCGTCGTCGTCGGCGTCTTCATGTTCCTCGCCACTCTCCACGAGTTCGTTCCGCTGCTCTCGTTCACGCCGGGCGCGTTCTTCGGCTACGCGACGATGTTCAGCGTCCACGCCGCCGAGGCGACTGCCCTCGGCGTCGTGGGCCTCCCCGGCGAGACGCTCGCGGCGGTCCTCTCGATGGTCATCGGTGCGGGGATCGGCCTCGCGACCGACGAGGTGAGTTCTCGCCTCGGAACCTAA
- a CDS encoding TetR/AcrR family transcriptional regulator — protein MSDSDGGLESRDTRDVIMEATFRALSEHGYKDLRVRDIGAEMDLSRQVIHYHFDGKYDLMSSFLEYVIDQYEGSVTVDDETDPRAELDARIDRCLFGPEFDEFTHWDRMKVYHELYAHAQNDDEHRDLFNEHYDRLRGSIVSVIEKGIERGEFREVEAELMGQLVTDVIHAARERRLALGHEDAPEEARRAIDEFVLDSLYPAE, from the coding sequence ATGAGCGATTCGGACGGGGGACTCGAGTCTCGAGACACCAGAGACGTGATCATGGAGGCGACCTTCCGGGCGCTGAGCGAACACGGCTACAAGGACCTGCGGGTCCGCGATATCGGCGCGGAGATGGACCTCTCCCGGCAGGTGATCCACTATCACTTCGACGGGAAGTACGACCTCATGTCCTCGTTTCTGGAGTACGTCATCGACCAGTACGAGGGGAGCGTCACGGTCGACGACGAGACGGACCCCCGCGCGGAACTCGACGCGCGGATCGATCGCTGCCTGTTCGGGCCGGAGTTCGACGAGTTCACCCACTGGGACCGGATGAAGGTCTACCACGAACTGTACGCCCACGCTCAGAACGACGACGAGCACCGGGACCTGTTCAACGAGCACTACGACCGGCTTCGGGGCAGCATCGTCTCGGTCATCGAGAAGGGGATCGAACGGGGCGAGTTCCGGGAGGTCGAGGCCGAACTGATGGGCCAGCTCGTCACCGACGTGATTCACGCCGCCCGAGAACGGCGCCTCGCGCTCGGTCACGAGGACGCCCCGGAAGAGGCGCGCCGGGCCATCGACGAGTTCGTCCTCGACTCGCTGTATCCGGCGGAGTGA
- a CDS encoding FAD-dependent oxidoreductase, producing MADVAVVGGGPAGLTAAQYAAKNDLETIAFDTDESWMHKAHLFNYPAVRSISGDEFLEIARGQARDRGATLYEEEVTAVEETDDGFVVRTDEDEYAAEYVVLATGGDRSLAEDLGCEFTDEEVVDVTLDMETSVEGVYATGAMSRAEKWQAVIAAGDGAAAVLDILSKEKGEYYHDFDMPSDVPEL from the coding sequence ATGGCAGACGTAGCCGTCGTCGGCGGTGGACCCGCCGGCCTGACCGCAGCACAGTACGCCGCGAAGAACGACCTCGAGACGATCGCCTTCGACACGGACGAGTCGTGGATGCACAAGGCGCACCTCTTCAACTACCCCGCCGTGCGGAGCATCAGCGGCGACGAGTTCCTCGAGATCGCCCGCGGACAGGCCCGCGACCGCGGCGCGACGCTGTACGAGGAAGAAGTGACCGCCGTCGAGGAGACCGACGACGGGTTCGTCGTGCGAACGGACGAGGACGAGTACGCCGCGGAGTACGTCGTCCTCGCGACGGGCGGCGACCGAAGCCTCGCCGAGGATCTCGGCTGCGAGTTCACCGACGAGGAGGTCGTCGACGTGACCCTCGACATGGAGACCTCGGTCGAGGGCGTCTACGCGACCGGCGCGATGAGTCGCGCGGAGAAGTGGCAGGCGGTCATCGCGGCCGGGGACGGCGCAGCCGCGGTCCTCGATATTCTCTCGAAGGAGAAAGGGGAGTACTACCACGACTTCGATATGCCGTCGGACGTGCCGGAACTGTAG
- the purL gene encoding phosphoribosylformylglycinamidine synthase subunit PurL, translating to MSLADSDRELVVEELDREPTPAEAALFENLWSEHCAYRSSRPLLSAFDSEGEQVVVGPGDDAAVVALPGSEEGGADEGTTYITMGIESHNHPSYVDPFDGAATGVGGIVRDTLSMGAYPIALADSLYFGEFDREHSKYLFEGVVEGISHYGNCIGVPTVAGSVDFHPDYEGNPLVNVACVGLTTEDRLVTAEAQKPGNKLVLVGNGTGRDGLGGASFASEDLSEDAETEDRPAVQVGDPYTEKLLIEANEQLVDEGLIQSARDLGAAGLGGASSELVAKGGLGADIELERVHQREPNMNALEILLAESQERMCYEIEPENVDRVREIAERFDLGCSVIGEVTEGNYTCTFNGETVVDVDGHFLGEGAPMNDLPSEAPEQPETDLPDVDLEDAFDAVVSSPSTASKQWVYRQYDHEVGVRTSVGPGDDAAIIAVREASAEPRRGNSESSRPSEDEVFRDSADESSGDSREIGQGLAISAGAAPNWTTAAPYEGAKAIALENATNVAAKGATPLAAVDCLNGGNPEKPDVYGGFEGIVDGLADMCATLEAPVVGGNVSLYNDSVAGPIPPTPTLAMVGTKDGYDAPPLAVTADTDGDSRLLLVGDVGLESDEPRLGGAEYLAQFDGSDAFPELPDDPAALVETLADVANDDATLAVHDVSHGGLAVALAEMVTDDAGLEVSIPATESADDPANAAAAALFHEQPGRALIQTESPEAIREAFDGVAPVVELGSATDDGRLAIDVGGRTIATDAAAIRERRATIERELE from the coding sequence ATGAGTCTTGCCGATTCGGACCGCGAACTCGTCGTCGAGGAACTGGACCGGGAGCCCACCCCGGCCGAGGCGGCGCTGTTCGAGAACCTCTGGAGCGAACACTGCGCGTACCGCTCCTCGAGACCGCTGCTCTCGGCGTTCGACAGCGAGGGCGAGCAGGTCGTCGTCGGGCCGGGCGACGACGCGGCGGTCGTCGCGCTGCCCGGAAGCGAGGAGGGCGGCGCGGACGAGGGGACGACGTACATCACGATGGGCATCGAGAGCCACAATCACCCCTCCTACGTCGACCCGTTCGACGGGGCCGCGACGGGCGTCGGCGGCATCGTCCGGGATACGCTCTCGATGGGCGCCTACCCCATCGCGCTGGCCGACTCGCTGTACTTCGGCGAGTTCGACCGCGAACACTCGAAGTACCTCTTCGAGGGCGTTGTGGAGGGGATCAGCCACTACGGGAACTGTATCGGCGTCCCCACGGTCGCGGGCAGCGTCGACTTCCACCCGGACTACGAGGGCAACCCCCTCGTGAACGTCGCCTGCGTCGGCCTGACGACCGAGGACCGACTCGTCACCGCCGAGGCCCAAAAACCCGGCAACAAACTGGTTCTCGTGGGTAACGGCACCGGCCGCGACGGCCTCGGCGGCGCCTCCTTCGCTAGCGAAGACCTCTCGGAAGACGCCGAAACCGAGGACCGTCCCGCGGTGCAGGTCGGCGACCCCTACACCGAGAAACTGCTCATCGAGGCCAACGAGCAACTGGTCGACGAGGGCCTGATCCAGTCCGCCCGCGACCTCGGGGCCGCAGGCCTCGGCGGCGCCTCGAGCGAACTGGTTGCAAAAGGGGGCCTGGGCGCCGACATCGAACTCGAGCGCGTTCACCAGCGCGAACCGAACATGAACGCCCTCGAGATCCTCCTCGCCGAGTCCCAGGAGCGGATGTGTTACGAGATCGAACCGGAGAACGTCGACCGCGTGCGCGAGATCGCCGAGCGGTTCGATCTGGGCTGTTCGGTCATCGGCGAGGTCACCGAGGGCAACTATACCTGTACCTTCAACGGAGAGACCGTCGTCGACGTCGACGGCCACTTCCTCGGCGAAGGTGCGCCCATGAACGATCTCCCATCCGAGGCGCCCGAACAGCCGGAAACGGATCTCCCTGATGTCGACCTCGAGGACGCCTTCGACGCCGTCGTCTCGAGTCCGAGCACGGCCTCGAAACAGTGGGTCTACCGCCAGTACGACCACGAGGTCGGCGTCCGGACGAGCGTGGGGCCGGGCGACGACGCGGCGATCATCGCCGTTCGAGAGGCGAGCGCGGAGCCACGTCGAGGGAACTCGGAGAGTTCCCGACCGTCGGAAGACGAAGTCTTCCGAGACTCCGCGGATGAATCGAGCGGCGATAGCCGCGAGATCGGGCAGGGACTCGCCATCTCCGCCGGCGCCGCGCCCAACTGGACCACCGCCGCGCCCTACGAGGGTGCGAAAGCGATCGCCCTCGAGAACGCGACGAACGTCGCGGCCAAGGGGGCGACCCCGCTCGCAGCGGTCGACTGTCTGAACGGCGGCAACCCCGAGAAACCGGACGTCTACGGCGGCTTCGAGGGGATCGTCGACGGGCTCGCGGATATGTGCGCGACGCTCGAGGCGCCCGTGGTCGGCGGGAACGTCTCGCTGTACAACGACTCCGTCGCCGGGCCGATCCCGCCGACGCCGACGCTCGCGATGGTCGGCACGAAAGACGGCTACGACGCGCCGCCGCTGGCGGTCACGGCCGACACTGACGGCGATAGCCGACTGCTGCTGGTCGGTGACGTCGGCCTCGAGTCCGACGAGCCACGCCTCGGCGGCGCCGAGTACCTCGCGCAGTTCGACGGCAGCGACGCCTTCCCCGAACTACCCGACGACCCCGCCGCCCTCGTCGAAACCCTCGCGGACGTCGCGAACGACGACGCGACCCTCGCGGTCCACGACGTCAGCCACGGCGGCCTCGCGGTCGCGCTGGCCGAGATGGTCACCGACGACGCCGGCCTCGAGGTCTCGATCCCCGCCACTGAATCGGCCGATGACCCGGCCAACGCGGCCGCTGCGGCGCTGTTCCACGAACAGCCCGGCCGCGCCCTGATCCAGACCGAATCGCCCGAGGCGATCCGCGAGGCGTTCGACGGCGTGGCACCCGTCGTCGAACTCGGCTCGGCGACCGACGACGGTCGTCTCGCGATCGACGTCGGCGGCCGAACGATCGCGACCGACGCCGCCGCGATCCGGGAGCGACGCGCGACGATCGAACGCGAACTCGAGTGA
- a CDS encoding winged helix-turn-helix transcriptional regulator gives MSSPQTHPRDEAADAAESSGAPDACPVIESLEQIGSQWRLAVLHELLSGEQRFNELKRSTDANARTLSRVLDDLGEMGFVERRIEEDAPIATYYSLTAKGESLEPVFDEIECWAGSWLETCDA, from the coding sequence ATGTCATCTCCCCAGACCCACCCCCGCGACGAGGCGGCCGACGCGGCCGAGTCGTCCGGAGCGCCCGACGCCTGCCCCGTCATCGAGTCCCTCGAGCAGATCGGCTCCCAGTGGCGGCTGGCGGTCCTCCACGAACTGCTGTCCGGCGAGCAGCGGTTCAACGAACTCAAGCGCTCGACCGACGCGAACGCCCGGACCCTCTCGCGCGTCCTCGACGACCTCGGCGAGATGGGGTTCGTCGAACGCCGCATCGAGGAGGACGCCCCCATCGCGACCTACTACAGTCTGACCGCCAAGGGCGAGTCGCTCGAACCCGTCTTCGACGAGATCGAGTGCTGGGCCGGGTCGTGGCTCGAAACCTGCGACGCCTGA
- a CDS encoding flavin reductase family protein, whose amino-acid sequence MTADSDPADSAEDSGETRETLEIDVDSHDGSLYRVLSSAVVPRPIAWVSTRSDEGVDNLAPYSFFTVASVDPPVLLFAPVDGADGLKDTPRNARETGEFVVNIVTDGLEEAMNETSATLPADESEFDHAGIERADSTVVDAPRVADAEIAFECSLRDLLDVGGSTLVLGDVEYVHLDESVTTDGKIDVNEVDAVGRLAGSLYTRTADRFSLERPP is encoded by the coding sequence ATGACGGCCGATTCGGACCCGGCAGACAGCGCGGAGGACAGCGGAGAGACGCGCGAAACCCTCGAGATCGACGTCGACTCCCACGACGGCTCGCTGTATCGAGTCCTCTCGAGCGCGGTCGTTCCACGCCCGATCGCGTGGGTGAGCACCCGGAGCGACGAGGGCGTCGACAACCTCGCGCCGTACAGTTTCTTCACCGTCGCATCGGTCGATCCGCCGGTGTTGCTGTTCGCGCCCGTCGACGGCGCAGACGGGCTCAAGGACACGCCGCGCAACGCCCGTGAGACCGGCGAGTTCGTGGTGAATATCGTCACCGACGGCCTCGAGGAGGCGATGAACGAGACCAGCGCGACGCTGCCGGCCGACGAGAGCGAGTTCGACCACGCCGGGATCGAGCGCGCTGACTCGACGGTCGTGGACGCGCCGCGAGTCGCCGACGCGGAAATCGCCTTCGAGTGTTCCCTTCGGGATCTGCTGGACGTCGGCGGGTCGACGCTCGTACTGGGCGACGTCGAGTACGTCCACCTCGACGAGTCGGTGACGACAGACGGGAAGATCGACGTGAACGAGGTCGACGCCGTGGGACGGCTGGCGGGGAGTCTTTACACGCGGACGGCGGATCGATTCTCGCTCGAGCGGCCTCCATAA
- a CDS encoding GNAT family N-acetyltransferase: MVDYRPIPDERDVFHEYRSYAFRPEEGVPEYDPEEHETPRATLGSRRGLYATEGADDEEPRCVCRHYWLESRVRGDVHRTAGLASVATPPEYRRRGHVRQLLARSLGEYRDHDVRFSVLWPFRYRFYRQYGWDTANRIVTHECEPSVLSFATGALDASGTGTGTETERTIAPQLEADEYERLESAYAAHADRYGLALERDADWWRHRVFGGGDRDPFVYAVERDGRIEGYLVYAMDGGMGDRTMGVSELVFTDREALLALLAFCYRHESQVQRVRFRIPADVPLRDLARDPDEIETTISDGPMVRIVDLAATLSALSYPERDATLTIGVEDPLVDWNEGTFALEVADGTASCERTRGSPDSDDVDVSLEIGALSQLVVGCRSARALERTGCLEAAESTVLEDLSALFPETEVYLGEFF; encoded by the coding sequence ATGGTCGACTACCGTCCCATTCCCGACGAGCGGGACGTCTTCCACGAGTACCGCAGTTACGCGTTCCGGCCGGAGGAGGGCGTACCGGAGTACGACCCCGAGGAGCACGAGACGCCGCGGGCGACCCTCGGCTCACGTCGGGGCCTCTACGCGACTGAGGGGGCCGACGACGAGGAGCCGCGCTGCGTCTGTCGCCACTACTGGCTCGAGTCCCGGGTCCGGGGCGACGTCCACCGAACCGCCGGACTCGCGTCGGTCGCGACGCCGCCGGAGTACCGCCGCCGCGGCCACGTCCGACAGTTGCTCGCCCGCTCGCTGGGAGAGTACCGCGACCACGACGTCCGGTTTTCGGTGCTGTGGCCGTTCCGCTACCGGTTCTACCGACAGTACGGCTGGGATACCGCGAACCGGATCGTCACCCACGAGTGCGAGCCGTCGGTGCTGTCGTTCGCGACCGGCGCGCTCGACGCGTCCGGAACCGGGACCGGGACCGAGACCGAGCGAACGATCGCCCCCCAACTCGAGGCCGACGAGTACGAGCGCCTCGAGTCGGCCTACGCGGCCCACGCCGACCGGTACGGGCTGGCGCTCGAGCGGGACGCCGACTGGTGGCGCCACCGCGTCTTCGGCGGCGGCGACCGCGACCCGTTCGTCTACGCCGTCGAACGCGACGGACGGATCGAGGGCTATCTCGTCTACGCGATGGACGGCGGGATGGGCGATCGGACGATGGGCGTCTCCGAACTCGTCTTCACCGATCGCGAGGCCCTGCTGGCGCTGTTGGCGTTCTGCTACCGACACGAGTCGCAGGTCCAGCGCGTGCGATTTCGGATTCCCGCGGACGTCCCGCTCCGGGACCTCGCTCGGGATCCGGACGAGATCGAGACGACGATTTCGGACGGCCCAATGGTCCGGATCGTCGACCTCGCGGCGACGCTGTCGGCGCTCTCCTACCCCGAGCGCGACGCCACGCTGACGATCGGCGTCGAGGATCCGCTGGTCGACTGGAACGAAGGCACGTTTGCGCTCGAGGTCGCGGACGGTACCGCATCGTGCGAGCGCACCCGCGGCAGTCCCGATTCGGACGACGTCGACGTCTCCCTCGAGATCGGTGCGCTCTCGCAACTCGTCGTGGGCTGTCGGTCCGCCCGTGCTCTCGAGCGGACGGGATGCCTCGAGGCGGCGGAGTCGACGGTACTCGAGGACCTCTCGGCGCTGTTCCCCGAGACCGAGGTCTACCTCGGGGAGTTCTTCTAA
- a CDS encoding SRPBCC family protein, with the protein MTRLRTTRTPDGRRLEASHVIEAPADAAWDLLVDTTRWPEWSPVVTGVEATDRRLRSGTSGRVRLPGAWVPFRITGYDPAARRWRWRITGLPGAGHRVDDLGDGRCRIAFELPPLATGYAPACLRALERLEEVLLEERVTESNDR; encoded by the coding sequence ATGACCCGCCTTCGGACCACGCGAACGCCCGACGGCCGGCGGCTCGAGGCCTCACACGTGATCGAGGCGCCCGCGGACGCGGCCTGGGATCTGCTCGTCGATACGACGCGATGGCCGGAGTGGTCGCCCGTCGTCACCGGTGTCGAGGCGACCGACCGCCGCCTCCGGTCGGGAACGTCCGGTCGGGTCCGTCTCCCCGGGGCGTGGGTTCCGTTTCGCATCACCGGCTACGATCCCGCGGCTCGGCGTTGGCGCTGGCGTATCACCGGGCTCCCCGGTGCCGGTCACCGCGTCGACGACCTCGGCGACGGACGCTGTCGAATCGCGTTCGAGTTGCCCCCGCTGGCGACCGGCTACGCGCCCGCCTGCCTGCGCGCGCTCGAGCGACTCGAGGAGGTGCTGCTCGAGGAACGTGTCACCGAATCAAACGACAGATAA
- a CDS encoding PAS domain-containing protein, with protein MTLRSVPIVDRVTDAFFALDTDFRFAYLNERAETLLKRSREDLIGRVMWDEFPQTVETQFPDRFHRAMDEQTPVSFEVYHAPLDTWFEARAYPAESGLSVYMRDITERKVQETTLAQHAAVIEAINDAVVTLDRTREIVTVNGATESALGVDRTELVGEHVETLTQRAGIADDHAVEIGRAITDVDVGNADERTLEVPFTDADGRDRVGEFRFVPIEDDIATVAGVIRDVTDRQEYERVVTSLHEVTRWLLESDDPEEICAIAVHAGSDLLDLPISGVWLLAEEQGYLDPVAGTAGAHDEFGGLPRFNPGEGLVWDVFESGTVERFDDLRTVDEIYNPDTPIRSEIIAPIGTHGVLMTGSLEAHRFGETDVDLISTLVENTRAALDRADRERVLQERSAELERQTDRLESVANVLSSDLKRQLSTVADALEGDDPEEWEFPLAEDSVEATLDRAERLVDDVREFARNASTVGTRSRIDLESAIDEALERSRLDDDAVVLEDGATLRADADRFVHLLETAFDDAAVRADGAVTIRVGLVGFDESDRSRGFYLLDDAAEIPPTAHDRVLDPATDIDEDVDGGISTAGLGLALVRAIAEAHEWTLSIDNGENGGTRLEIRDVTTLERAE; from the coding sequence GTGACGCTGCGTTCCGTGCCGATCGTCGACCGGGTGACCGACGCCTTCTTCGCGCTCGATACGGACTTCCGGTTTGCCTACCTCAACGAGCGCGCCGAGACGCTGCTGAAACGGTCCCGCGAGGACCTGATCGGCCGCGTCATGTGGGACGAGTTCCCTCAGACAGTCGAGACGCAGTTTCCCGACCGCTTTCACCGCGCGATGGACGAACAGACGCCGGTTTCGTTCGAGGTCTACCACGCCCCGCTGGACACGTGGTTCGAGGCCCGCGCCTACCCCGCGGAGAGCGGGCTGTCGGTCTACATGCGCGACATCACCGAACGGAAGGTTCAGGAGACGACGCTGGCCCAACACGCCGCCGTCATCGAGGCCATCAACGACGCCGTCGTCACCCTCGATCGGACCCGAGAGATCGTCACCGTCAACGGCGCCACCGAGTCGGCGCTCGGGGTGGACCGGACGGAACTCGTCGGCGAACACGTGGAGACGCTGACCCAGCGGGCGGGGATCGCCGACGACCACGCCGTCGAGATCGGTCGGGCGATCACCGACGTCGACGTCGGCAACGCGGACGAGCGCACGCTCGAGGTGCCGTTTACCGACGCCGACGGCAGGGACCGCGTCGGCGAGTTTCGCTTCGTCCCGATCGAGGACGACATCGCGACCGTCGCCGGCGTGATCCGGGACGTAACCGACCGACAGGAGTACGAACGCGTCGTCACCTCGCTCCACGAGGTGACCCGCTGGCTCCTCGAATCCGACGATCCCGAGGAGATCTGCGCGATCGCGGTCCACGCCGGCAGCGACCTGCTCGACCTCCCGATCAGCGGCGTCTGGCTGTTAGCGGAGGAGCAGGGCTATCTCGACCCCGTCGCCGGGACCGCCGGCGCCCACGACGAGTTCGGCGGCCTCCCGCGGTTCAATCCCGGCGAGGGACTCGTCTGGGACGTCTTCGAGTCCGGCACGGTCGAACGGTTCGACGACCTCCGGACCGTCGACGAGATCTACAATCCCGACACCCCGATCCGGTCGGAGATCATCGCGCCGATCGGCACCCACGGCGTCCTGATGACCGGCTCCCTCGAGGCCCACCGGTTCGGCGAGACCGACGTCGACCTCATCTCGACGCTCGTGGAGAACACCCGAGCGGCCCTCGATCGGGCCGACCGCGAACGGGTCCTCCAGGAACGATCCGCCGAACTCGAGCGTCAGACCGACCGCCTCGAGTCGGTTGCAAACGTGCTCTCGAGCGACCTGAAGCGGCAACTGTCGACCGTCGCGGACGCGCTCGAGGGCGACGACCCCGAGGAGTGGGAGTTCCCGCTCGCGGAGGACTCCGTGGAGGCGACGCTCGATAGGGCCGAACGACTCGTCGACGACGTCCGGGAGTTCGCCCGAAACGCCTCGACGGTCGGTACCCGGAGCCGAATCGATCTGGAGTCGGCGATCGACGAGGCCCTCGAGCGATCCAGGCTCGACGACGATGCAGTCGTCCTCGAGGACGGAGCGACGCTGCGAGCCGACGCCGATCGGTTCGTCCACCTCCTCGAGACGGCGTTCGACGACGCCGCGGTCCGCGCCGACGGCGCGGTGACGATTCGGGTCGGCCTCGTCGGGTTCGACGAGAGCGATCGCTCGCGGGGCTTTTACCTGCTCGACGACGCCGCCGAAATCCCGCCGACGGCCCACGATCGAGTGCTCGACCCCGCGACCGATATCGACGAGGACGTCGACGGCGGGATCTCGACGGCCGGGCTCGGGCTCGCGCTCGTCAGGGCGATCGCCGAAGCCCACGAGTGGACGCTGTCGATCGACAACGGCGAGAACGGCGGCACGCGACTCGAGATTCGCGACGTGACGACCCTCGAGCGGGCGGAGTGA